The Falco cherrug isolate bFalChe1 chromosome 15, bFalChe1.pri, whole genome shotgun sequence genome includes a region encoding these proteins:
- the LOC106631353 gene encoding contactin-like isoform X2 translates to MLPVLLPVLLLLLPARRGGAAAGLGITARTLSPCYSADLRPTSQRLVSAVGCTVLLTVPPLQVSRGVLWEYKAGLQEGVIVSYALDGPANTSRPYKNRTRFNETDFSLQIVLQQGDDRLYRFRSKSEATGWFQLRVVEPLSEPEIVGNSSVKAGGNTKLVCNVLEGKADLYWWKKNGELLLGSDHIQFVDNSTLCIVKASMNDSGYYACVVRNEVSQNETSFLLHVQSVFVWCRRRDRQCYNGCR, encoded by the exons ATGTTGCCCGTCCTCCTGcccgtcctcctcctcctcctccccgcccggcgcggcggcgcggcAGCCGGCCTGGGGATCACAG CCCGCACGCTCTCCCCGTGCTACTCGGCCGATCTCCGGCCGACATCGCAGCGCCTGGTCTCGGCCGTGGGCTGCACTGTGCTTCTGACGGTACCACCGCTGCAGGTCAGCAGAGGTGTCCTCTGGGAATACAAAGCTGGCCTGCAGGAAGGAGTCATCGTCAGCTATGCCCTCGATGGACCCGCCAACACGTCTCGCCCCTACAAGAATCGCACGAGGTTCAATGAAACAGATTTCTCACTGCAGAtcgtgctgcagcagggagatgaCCGGCTGTACCGGTTCAGATCCAAGTCAGAGGCCACGGGCTGGTTCCAGCTGCGTGTTGTCG AACCACTGTCTGAGCCAGAAATTGTGGGCAACTCATCAGTGAAGGCAGGAGGCAACACCAAACTGGTTTGCAACGTCCTGGAAGGGAAGGCAGACTTGTACTGGTGGAAGAAAaatggggagctgctgctgggaagcgACCACATCCAGTTTGTTGACAACAGCACCCTGTGCATCGTTAAAGCATCGATGAATGACAGCGGCTACTACGCTTGTGTGGTCCGCAATGAAGTCAGCCAGAATGAAACCTCCTTCCTGCTCCACGTCCAGA GTGTCTTCGTCTGGTGCAGGAGAAGGGACCGCCAGTGTTACAATGGCTGTAG GTAG
- the LOC106631357 gene encoding uncharacterized protein LOC106631357 isoform X2: MMHAPDTKNVNYTEWEYIRNTTPEFILQYYAHFQSPTIYSAYQGRVIFYPKNGSILLQRLQEMDSGIYKATVDLMQDKARTTFLEVIKPVPQPELQFSSNLAGSPIKLICVVPEGTVASISWKKDGRPLPPEKCYLLPGDTTTLQIWSGEKSDCGSYSCNISNVISWKEAALNLTVTGLTSPLYHVQKLAVITLMFTTVSTIGFIIVVCQPKEHRFGNEAQKHVILSIHGLLCISSLLLLAISIIWMQEEGVSTALILLGLFFFAATIGTTWVATAVVWKPAAFNPFKMWHRVIRNSTAPTAIIVNLLFTTFLLHNIQKLHERGCSEAVDLTNSCILAAVAILLVLLLLLLSYCRSKWKEKTMESQETTRNTQAMSILMMEDIPGRMQGKEQSAAPPPAGELHCHATGS, translated from the exons ATGATGCATGCACCAGATACCAAGAATGTAAACTACACTGAGTGGGAATACATAAGGAACACCACCCCTGAATTCATCCTGCAGTACTATGCACATTTCCAGTCTCCAACCATTTACTCAGCTTACCAAGGCAGAGTGATTTTCTATCCAAAGAATGGTTCCATTCTCCTGCAGAGGTTACAAGAGATGGACAGTGGCATCTATAAAGCAACAGTCGATCTGATGCAAGATAAAGCTAGGACAACGTTCCTTGAAGTTATCA AGCCTGTGCCCCAGCCTGAGCTCCAGTTCAGTTCAAACCTGGCAGGTTCGCCCATCAAGCTGATCTGCGTGGTGCCAGAGGGAACAGTGGCTTCCATCTCCTGGAAGAAGGACGGACGTCCCCTTCCCCCTGAAAAGTGCTATCtgctccctggggacaccaccACACTGCAAATATGGAGCGGGGAGAAGTCAGACTGCGGCTCCTACTCCTGCAACATCAGCAATGTGATAAGCTGGAAGGAGGCAGCCCTGAACCTGACGGTCACAG GTCTCACATCTCCTCTGTACCACGTGCAGAAGCTGGCCGTCATCACGCTGATGTTCACCACTGTCTCCACCATCGGCTTCATTATAGTGGTCTGTCAGCCGAAGGAACACAGGTTCG gaaatgAGGCACAGAAACATGTAATTCTGTCCATCCATGGACTGCTGTGtatctcctctctcctcctgcttgCCATCTCCATCATCTGGATGCAGGAAGAAG GGGTTTCTACTGCCTTGATCCTTCTTGGGCTGTTCTTCTTTGCTGCCACAATAGGAACTACCTGGGTGGCAACAGCAGTGGTGTGGAAACCAGCAGCTTTCAACCCCTTCAAAATGT GGCACCGTGTCATCCGGAACAGTACAGCCCCCACAGCAATCATTGTCAACTTGTTGTTTACCACCTTCTTGCTCCACAATATCCAAAAGCTCCACG AGCGAGGCTGCTCAGAGGCCGTTGATCTGACAAACAGCTGCATCCTTGCTGCTGTAGCAATCCTCCtagtgctgctgctcctcctcctgtcAT attGCAGGAGTAAGTGGAAAGAGAAGACAATGGAAAGCCAGGAGACCACCCGGAACACACAAGCCATGTCCATCTTG ATGATGGAAGATATCCCAGGACGGATGCAGGGAAAGGAGCAAAGTGCTGCCCCTCCgccagctggggagctgcactGCCATGCCacaggcagctga
- the LOC102052321 gene encoding tumor necrosis factor ligand superfamily member 10-like, which produces MAPHQPSAGQYLRSDSGGSEVRMLPDGPGAGGARRRRRCGPLWGSVAVMAILALQIASTTGLFVYFTMAISKLKAQAPGSAEELRCLQAINQQQEGSSLEELISNQSCLKLANTIKAYVATVTENIIRRSAVKETRQRYFNTSEGQVPPRTAGKPSAHLTLRPQSLAQDGNSKDFGNLSQSCRNAITHWEDNTIHSHLQNITYRDGRLRVNQAGKYYIYSQIYFRYPNDGANARLSGSQLVQCINWKTSYSQPILLLKGVGTKCWAPEADYGLHALYQGGLFELKVGDELFVSVSSLAINYNDAAASYFGAFRLDL; this is translated from the exons ATGGCCCCGCACCAGCCCAGCGCCGGGCAGTACCTGCGCTCCGACAGCGGCGGCTCCGAGGTCCGTATGCTGCCGGAtggccccggggccgggggggcgcggcggcggcggcggtgcggGCCGCTGTGGGGCAGCGTGGCGGTCATGGCCATCCTGGCCCTGCAGATCGCCTCCACCACCGGCCTCTTCGTCTACTTCACCATGGCCATCTCCAAG CTCAAAGCCCAGGCGCCGGGAAGCGCGGAGGAGCTGCGCTGTCTGCAGGCCATcaaccagcagcaggagggctcCAGCCTGGAGGAGCTGATCAGCAACCAGTCCTGCCTCAAGCTGGCCAACACCATCAAAGCCTATGTGGCCACG GTGACGGAGAACATTATCCGCAGGAGCGCGGTGAAGG AGACACGGCAGAGATACTTCAACACCTCAGAGGGGCAGGTTCCCCCCAGAACAGCCGGCAAGCCCTCGGCGCATCTTACCCTCCGCCCACAGAGCCTGGCCCAGGACG gAAACTCCAAGGACTTTGGGAACCTCTCCCAGTCCTGCCGCAACGCCATCACCCACTGGGAAGACAACACCATCCACTCACACCTGCAGAACATCACCTACCGGGACGGCCGGCTGCGGGTCAACCAGGCGGGCAAGTACTACATCTACTCCCAGATCTACTTTCGCTACCCCAATGATGGGGCCAATGCCCGACTCTCCGGCTCCCAGCTTGTGCAGTGCATCAACTGGAAAACCTCCTACAGCCAGCCCATCCTTCTGCTCAAAGGGGTTGGCACCAAGTGCTGGGCACCCGAGGCAGATTACGGGCTCCACGCTCTCTACCAGGGGGGACTGTTTGAGCTGAAGGTTGGTGACGAGCTCTTTGTTTCCGTCTCCTCCTTGGCCATCAACTACAACGATGCAGCAGCCAGCTACTTTGGGGCCTTCCGGCTCGACCTGTGA
- the LOC106631357 gene encoding uncharacterized protein LOC106631357 isoform X1 produces the protein MLTWLQTAVIGYLLLILQGPSAAVEITERRTATEGSSIMMHAPDTKNVNYTEWEYIRNTTPEFILQYYAHFQSPTIYSAYQGRVIFYPKNGSILLQRLQEMDSGIYKATVDLMQDKARTTFLEVIKPVPQPELQFSSNLAGSPIKLICVVPEGTVASISWKKDGRPLPPEKCYLLPGDTTTLQIWSGEKSDCGSYSCNISNVISWKEAALNLTVTGLTSPLYHVQKLAVITLMFTTVSTIGFIIVVCQPKEHRFGNEAQKHVILSIHGLLCISSLLLLAISIIWMQEEGVSTALILLGLFFFAATIGTTWVATAVVWKPAAFNPFKMWHRVIRNSTAPTAIIVNLLFTTFLLHNIQKLHERGCSEAVDLTNSCILAAVAILLVLLLLLLSYCRSKWKEKTMESQETTRNTQAMSILMMEDIPGRMQGKEQSAAPPPAGELHCHATGS, from the exons ACCTGTTGCTGATTTTGCAGGGGCCCTCCGCAGCAGTGGAAATCACAGAAAGAAGAACTGCAACTGAAGGATCCTCCATCATGATGCATGCACCAGATACCAAGAATGTAAACTACACTGAGTGGGAATACATAAGGAACACCACCCCTGAATTCATCCTGCAGTACTATGCACATTTCCAGTCTCCAACCATTTACTCAGCTTACCAAGGCAGAGTGATTTTCTATCCAAAGAATGGTTCCATTCTCCTGCAGAGGTTACAAGAGATGGACAGTGGCATCTATAAAGCAACAGTCGATCTGATGCAAGATAAAGCTAGGACAACGTTCCTTGAAGTTATCA AGCCTGTGCCCCAGCCTGAGCTCCAGTTCAGTTCAAACCTGGCAGGTTCGCCCATCAAGCTGATCTGCGTGGTGCCAGAGGGAACAGTGGCTTCCATCTCCTGGAAGAAGGACGGACGTCCCCTTCCCCCTGAAAAGTGCTATCtgctccctggggacaccaccACACTGCAAATATGGAGCGGGGAGAAGTCAGACTGCGGCTCCTACTCCTGCAACATCAGCAATGTGATAAGCTGGAAGGAGGCAGCCCTGAACCTGACGGTCACAG GTCTCACATCTCCTCTGTACCACGTGCAGAAGCTGGCCGTCATCACGCTGATGTTCACCACTGTCTCCACCATCGGCTTCATTATAGTGGTCTGTCAGCCGAAGGAACACAGGTTCG gaaatgAGGCACAGAAACATGTAATTCTGTCCATCCATGGACTGCTGTGtatctcctctctcctcctgcttgCCATCTCCATCATCTGGATGCAGGAAGAAG GGGTTTCTACTGCCTTGATCCTTCTTGGGCTGTTCTTCTTTGCTGCCACAATAGGAACTACCTGGGTGGCAACAGCAGTGGTGTGGAAACCAGCAGCTTTCAACCCCTTCAAAATGT GGCACCGTGTCATCCGGAACAGTACAGCCCCCACAGCAATCATTGTCAACTTGTTGTTTACCACCTTCTTGCTCCACAATATCCAAAAGCTCCACG AGCGAGGCTGCTCAGAGGCCGTTGATCTGACAAACAGCTGCATCCTTGCTGCTGTAGCAATCCTCCtagtgctgctgctcctcctcctgtcAT attGCAGGAGTAAGTGGAAAGAGAAGACAATGGAAAGCCAGGAGACCACCCGGAACACACAAGCCATGTCCATCTTG ATGATGGAAGATATCCCAGGACGGATGCAGGGAAAGGAGCAAAGTGCTGCCCCTCCgccagctggggagctgcactGCCATGCCacaggcagctga
- the LOC106631353 gene encoding uncharacterized protein LOC106631353 isoform X1: protein MLPVLLPVLLLLLPARRGGAAAGLGITARTLSPCYSADLRPTSQRLVSAVGCTVLLTVPPLQVSRGVLWEYKAGLQEGVIVSYALDGPANTSRPYKNRTRFNETDFSLQIVLQQGDDRLYRFRSKSEATGWFQLRVVEPLSEPEIVGNSSVKAGGNTKLVCNVLEGKADLYWWKKNGELLLGSDHIQFVDNSTLCIVKASMNDSGYYACVVRNEVSQNETSFLLHVQNAANVVLPVILVCVLIGLLAGVFVWCRRRDRQCYNGCR from the exons ATGTTGCCCGTCCTCCTGcccgtcctcctcctcctcctccccgcccggcgcggcggcgcggcAGCCGGCCTGGGGATCACAG CCCGCACGCTCTCCCCGTGCTACTCGGCCGATCTCCGGCCGACATCGCAGCGCCTGGTCTCGGCCGTGGGCTGCACTGTGCTTCTGACGGTACCACCGCTGCAGGTCAGCAGAGGTGTCCTCTGGGAATACAAAGCTGGCCTGCAGGAAGGAGTCATCGTCAGCTATGCCCTCGATGGACCCGCCAACACGTCTCGCCCCTACAAGAATCGCACGAGGTTCAATGAAACAGATTTCTCACTGCAGAtcgtgctgcagcagggagatgaCCGGCTGTACCGGTTCAGATCCAAGTCAGAGGCCACGGGCTGGTTCCAGCTGCGTGTTGTCG AACCACTGTCTGAGCCAGAAATTGTGGGCAACTCATCAGTGAAGGCAGGAGGCAACACCAAACTGGTTTGCAACGTCCTGGAAGGGAAGGCAGACTTGTACTGGTGGAAGAAAaatggggagctgctgctgggaagcgACCACATCCAGTTTGTTGACAACAGCACCCTGTGCATCGTTAAAGCATCGATGAATGACAGCGGCTACTACGCTTGTGTGGTCCGCAATGAAGTCAGCCAGAATGAAACCTCCTTCCTGCTCCACGTCCAGA ATGCTGCGAATGTGGTGTTGCCCGTGATCCTGGTGTGCGTTCTCATCGGCTTGCTTGCAG GTGTCTTCGTCTGGTGCAGGAGAAGGGACCGCCAGTGTTACAATGGCTGTAG GTAG
- the LOC129737435 gene encoding uncharacterized protein LOC129737435, which produces MQKVGSSRAKCGRAGWAHRLWGGCSTLCNYPYTLCINKTRCAWRGQHVSHASHKEAQDFPHSHEGCEHPHAGSAAEGVLGAGLNKACTPAPVSHLFALCAQGLHLAQPPWGVLALLLLSPLWSCQVQPNTGVPVWACSSRCGQACPHYPSHSSPGLSPLLHMGLGASARPSQVTPTSRHIHRHCHAPASGSSDANTKSPPEGHGVAPSACAQAPRAAPKAQAAFPAHPKPPSQRAARAASCPLQRGCHGCSPLQAGLQGPAPPASWPGSPARRGRQGEPWLCTVLGPVRRVVLLPNTNKT; this is translated from the coding sequence ATGCAAAAGGTGGGTTCAAGCAGGGCAAAGTGTGGTCGAGCTGGCTGGGCCCACAGACTCTGGGGTGGGTGCAGCACCCTTTGTAATTACCCGTATACTCTCTGTATCAATAAGACTCGGTGTGCATGGAGAGGACAGCACGTCTCCCATGCCTCCCACAAAGAGGCTCAAGACTTCCCACACTCCCACGAAGGCTGTGAGCACCCCCATGCTGgctcagctgcagagggggTTCTCGGTGCTGGTTTAAATAAAGCCTGTACTCCAGCACCAGTCTCGCACCTCTTTGCGCTCTGTGCCCAGGGGCTCCATCTTGCCCAGCCACCCTGGGGGGTCCTCGcactgctcctcctctccccacttTGGAGTTGCCAAGTCCAGCCAAACACTGGGGTGCCAGTATGGGCTTGTTCATCACGCTGTGGCCAGGCTTGCCCCCATTATCCGTCCCACAGCTCTCCAGGCCTGAGCCCCCTCCTTCacatggggctgggagccagtGCCAGACCGAGCCAGGTGACTCCCACATCCCGCCACATCCACAGACATTGCCATGCACCAGCCTCCGGCTCCAGCGATGCCAATACAAAAAGCCCCCCCGAGGGGCACGGTGTGGCCCCCTCAGCCTGTGCACAAGCACCTAGAGCAGCCCCAAAGGCACAGGCAGCTTTCCCAGCTCATCCAAAGCCTCCCAGCCAGAGAGCTGCGAGAGCAGCGTCCTGCCCTCTGCAACGGGGTTGCCACGGCTGCTCCCCActccaggcagggctgcagggtcctgccccccCCGCTTCCTGGCCAGGGTCCCCGGCCCGCAGAGGGAGGCAAGGCGAGCCTTGGCTCTGCACTGTGCTTGGCCCTGTCCGGCGTGTTGTGCTTTTGcccaacacaaacaaaacctga